In Acinetobacter piscicola, a single window of DNA contains:
- the tgt gene encoding tRNA guanosine(34) transglycosylase Tgt, giving the protein MKFEKLGQSGRARRGRLTLEHGVVETPVFMPVGTYGTVKGMLPRDIEDIQAQIILGNTFHLYLRPGLDVIREHGGLHEFMKWGKPILTDSGGFQVFSLGAMRKIKEEGVTFRSPIDGSKVFLSPEISMDIQHTLNSDIVMIFDECTPYPATHEEAQKSLQLSLRWAKRCKTQHHDVLKNKNALFGIIQGGMYEDLREESLNGLKEIDFDGFAIGGLSVGEPKEEMIKVLDYLPAKMPEDKPRYLMGVGKPEDIVEAIRRGVDMFDCVMPTRNARNGHYFVTDGLVRIRNAKYRHDQSPLDPHCDCYTCTNFTRAYLFHLEKCGEMLGSMLGTIHNLRYYQRFTQDIRDALDNGTFDEFVADFYQRRGLEVPPCPVDE; this is encoded by the coding sequence ATGAAGTTTGAAAAATTAGGTCAGTCGGGACGTGCCCGTCGTGGTCGTTTAACCTTAGAACATGGTGTTGTAGAAACGCCTGTGTTCATGCCAGTCGGCACTTATGGCACGGTCAAAGGCATGTTGCCGCGTGATATTGAAGATATTCAAGCTCAAATTATTTTGGGTAATACTTTTCATCTTTACTTGCGTCCTGGTTTAGATGTCATTCGTGAACACGGTGGTTTGCATGAGTTTATGAAGTGGGGAAAACCAATTCTCACTGACTCAGGTGGTTTCCAAGTCTTCAGCTTAGGCGCAATGCGTAAAATCAAAGAGGAAGGTGTTACTTTCCGCTCACCTATTGATGGCTCAAAAGTCTTTTTATCACCTGAAATTTCAATGGATATTCAGCATACATTGAACTCAGATATCGTGATGATTTTTGACGAATGTACGCCTTATCCTGCAACGCATGAAGAAGCACAAAAATCATTACAGCTTTCATTACGTTGGGCGAAACGTTGTAAAACTCAGCACCATGATGTATTAAAAAATAAAAATGCATTATTTGGCATTATTCAAGGTGGCATGTACGAAGACCTGCGTGAAGAATCACTCAATGGTCTAAAAGAAATTGATTTTGATGGTTTTGCCATTGGCGGTTTATCTGTAGGTGAACCTAAAGAAGAAATGATTAAAGTTTTGGATTATTTGCCTGCAAAAATGCCAGAAGATAAGCCACGTTACTTGATGGGTGTTGGGAAACCTGAGGACATTGTTGAAGCGATTCGTCGTGGTGTAGACATGTTTGACTGTGTCATGCCAACCCGTAATGCGCGTAATGGGCATTATTTCGTGACTGATGGTTTGGTGCGTATTCGCAATGCTAAATATCGTCATGATCAAAGTCCACTTGATCCACATTGTGATTGTTATACTTGTACAAATTTTACCCGCGCCTATTTATTCCATTTAGAAAAATGTGGCGAAATGTTGGGTTCAATGCTCGGTACGATTCACAACTTACGTTATTACCAACGTTTTACTCAAGATATTCGTGATGCTTTAGACAATGGTACCTTTGATGAATTTGTCGCTGATTTCTATCAACGCCGTGGCTTAGAAGTTCCACCTTGCCCAGTCGATGAATAA
- a CDS encoding PoNe immunity protein domain-containing protein: MALPQLERRQQFLTPQMYQTFKAETLDTIETFKVNPTGVGHSLEERWVYSYALVAENYLNLLILEYTAGNSLLFMRSQLEIVIDYYEQYGSKLRSYHKNINLPVFELFTIDGYCPCIWLISLCYLLHRKDLLPRVAKLIDGEKKENVAQDWLIEEYLSFSDKNRYDCSTVLVAKPYLLLCEAFSNQDNETSLGFVRQFLKNWYKDLSGAPWYDAHTSDGGYYGYWAFEAACAVILLEIENDTVLHQYLYYPKDLVDFYHTFTLKTSGINFL, encoded by the coding sequence ATGGCTTTACCACAATTGGAACGAAGACAACAATTTCTAACACCTCAAATGTACCAAACATTCAAGGCAGAAACTCTGGATACTATTGAAACTTTTAAAGTAAATCCTACAGGTGTTGGTCATTCTCTAGAAGAAAGATGGGTATATTCTTATGCTCTAGTCGCAGAGAACTATTTAAATCTGCTTATATTGGAATATACAGCTGGCAATAGTTTACTGTTCATGAGAAGCCAACTAGAAATAGTCATTGATTATTATGAGCAGTATGGAAGTAAATTAAGAAGTTATCATAAAAATATAAACTTACCAGTTTTTGAATTATTTACTATTGATGGCTATTGTCCATGTATTTGGTTAATCAGTTTGTGTTACTTACTCCACAGAAAGGATTTACTACCTAGAGTTGCGAAATTGATTGACGGTGAAAAGAAAGAAAATGTCGCTCAAGATTGGTTAATTGAAGAGTATTTATCTTTTTCAGATAAAAATAGATATGATTGCTCAACAGTATTGGTTGCAAAACCTTATTTATTATTATGTGAAGCATTTTCAAATCAAGATAATGAAACTTCTTTAGGTTTTGTTCGTCAGTTTTTAAAGAATTGGTACAAAGATTTATCAGGAGCACCTTGGTATGATGCTCACACATCTGACGGCGGTTATTATGGATATTGGGCTTTTGAAGCAGCATGCGCTGTTATTCTGTTAGAGATAGAAAATGATACAGTCTTACATCAATACTTATATTACCCCAAAGATTTGGTTGATTTTTATCACACATTTACGCTCAAAACTTCAGGAATAAATTTTCTTTAA
- the queA gene encoding tRNA preQ1(34) S-adenosylmethionine ribosyltransferase-isomerase QueA, with translation MQLSDFNFDLPDELIARYPLDTRSASRLLHLNADGSYQDHHFTDILDLFEEGDLMVLNDTKVMKARLKGKRATGGAVEVLVERIFDQTIAHCHIKASNSPKAGAELFIGEDGVKVTVTGRHENLFVVEFSQPILQVLEVYGQLPIPPYFNREAEAIDTERYQTVFNNPTKLASVAAPTASLHFDEDLLAKLAQKGVNKTFVTLHVGAGTFLPVRTTDIENHIMHSEWCEVSESAAKMIQDTQARGNKVIAIGTTATRAVESAAQACGGKIGAWTGDTQIFIYPGYQFCVVDRLITNFHLPESTLLMLVSALSNKENILNAYQHAVASKYRFFSYGDAMLIEKSSV, from the coding sequence ATGCAACTTTCTGATTTTAACTTTGACCTCCCCGATGAGCTTATTGCTCGCTATCCTTTAGACACACGTAGTGCATCACGGTTACTGCATCTCAATGCAGATGGGTCATACCAAGACCATCATTTCACCGATATTTTAGATTTGTTCGAAGAAGGTGACTTAATGGTGTTAAATGATACCAAAGTGATGAAAGCTCGCCTTAAAGGTAAGCGTGCAACAGGTGGTGCAGTCGAGGTTCTCGTTGAACGTATTTTTGACCAAACCATTGCCCATTGTCATATCAAAGCCAGTAATTCTCCCAAAGCAGGCGCTGAATTATTTATTGGTGAAGATGGAGTCAAAGTGACTGTCACTGGTCGACATGAAAATTTATTTGTCGTGGAGTTTTCACAACCTATTTTACAAGTTTTAGAGGTTTATGGTCAGCTACCGATTCCACCATATTTTAATCGTGAAGCTGAAGCGATTGACACTGAACGCTATCAAACAGTTTTTAATAACCCGACTAAGTTAGCATCTGTTGCAGCGCCAACAGCAAGTTTGCATTTCGATGAAGACCTTCTAGCCAAATTAGCCCAAAAAGGTGTGAATAAAACTTTTGTCACTTTACACGTTGGTGCAGGCACTTTCTTGCCAGTACGTACCACAGATATTGAAAATCACATTATGCATAGTGAATGGTGTGAAGTATCAGAATCTGCTGCAAAAATGATTCAAGATACGCAAGCTCGTGGTAATAAAGTGATTGCCATTGGTACAACGGCAACACGTGCAGTCGAAAGTGCTGCACAAGCTTGTGGTGGGAAAATTGGCGCTTGGACAGGGGATACACAGATTTTTATTTATCCAGGTTATCAGTTCTGTGTCGTAGATCGTTTAATTACGAACTTCCATTTACCTGAATCAACCTTACTGATGTTGGTTTCGGCATTATCAAATAAAGAAAATATTTTGAATGCATATCAACATGCAGTGGCAAGCAAATATCGTTTCTTTAGTTATGGTGATGCGATGTTGATTGAAAAATCATCTGTATAA
- a CDS encoding NADP-dependent isocitrate dehydrogenase — MAGGKSTIIYTLTDEAPLLATYSLLPIIETFTKPAGVEIVKTDISVAARVLAEFTDYLKDEQKVNNNLAELGRLTQDPDTNIIKLPNISASVAQLTACIKELQSKGFAIPDYPENPTTDEEKEIKARYGKCLGSAVNPVLREGNSDRRAPTAVKNYAKKHPHSMSEWKQWSQTHVSHMDEGDFYHGEKSMTLDRARNVKMELITKSGETIVLKPKVALQDGEIIDSMFMSKKALCDFYEKELDDCKEAGILFSLHVKATMMKVSHPIVFGHCVKIYYKEAFEKHAKLFAELGINVNNGMAGLYEKIETLPTSLREEIIEDLHACQEHRPALAMVDSAKGITNFHSPNDVIVDASMPAMIRGGGKMWGADGKPYDCKAVMPESTFARIYQEMINFCKWNGNFDPRTMGTVPNVGLMAQKAEEYGSHDKTFEVPAAGVANITDIETGEVLMSQNVEEGDIWRMCQVKDAPIRDWVKLAVTRARNSGMPAIFWLDPYRPHENELIKKVQTYLKDHDTAGLDIQIMSQVRAMRYTLERVARGLDTISVTGNILRDYLTDLFPIMELGTSAKMLSIVPLMAGGGMYETGAGGSAPKHVQQLVEENHLRWDSLGEFLALAVSLEEMGIKEDNAKAKLLAKTLDQATGKLLDNDKSPSRRTGELDNRGSHFYLAKFWAEALAAQDEDAELKAKFAPLAKTLADNEEKIVAELAAVQGKAADIGGYYAVDTAKVDAVMRPSATLNAALEAVQ, encoded by the coding sequence ATGGCTGGTGGAAAGTCAACTATCATTTACACATTGACCGACGAGGCGCCACTGTTAGCGACCTATTCTCTGCTACCGATCATTGAGACCTTTACTAAGCCCGCTGGCGTAGAGATCGTTAAAACCGACATCTCTGTTGCTGCACGTGTGCTTGCAGAATTTACAGACTATCTAAAAGATGAGCAAAAGGTTAACAATAACCTTGCTGAATTAGGTCGTCTTACTCAAGATCCTGATACCAATATCATTAAATTGCCAAATATCAGTGCATCTGTTGCTCAATTAACAGCATGTATTAAAGAGCTTCAATCGAAAGGTTTTGCGATTCCTGATTATCCAGAAAATCCAACAACTGATGAAGAGAAAGAAATTAAAGCACGTTATGGCAAATGCTTAGGTTCTGCTGTAAACCCAGTTTTACGTGAAGGTAACTCTGACCGCCGTGCACCTACTGCCGTAAAAAATTATGCAAAAAAACATCCACACTCTATGAGTGAATGGAAACAGTGGTCACAAACCCACGTTTCACATATGGATGAAGGTGACTTCTATCACGGTGAAAAGTCAATGACTTTAGACCGTGCACGTAATGTGAAAATGGAATTGATCACCAAATCAGGTGAAACCATTGTTCTTAAGCCAAAAGTTGCGCTTCAAGACGGTGAAATCATCGACTCTATGTTCATGAGCAAAAAAGCACTTTGCGACTTCTATGAAAAAGAATTAGATGATTGTAAAGAAGCGGGCATTTTGTTCTCTTTACACGTTAAAGCAACCATGATGAAAGTTTCACACCCGATCGTATTCGGTCACTGTGTGAAAATTTATTATAAAGAAGCGTTTGAAAAACACGCTAAATTATTCGCTGAACTCGGTATTAACGTAAACAACGGTATGGCAGGTCTTTATGAAAAGATCGAAACCCTACCAACTTCTTTACGCGAAGAAATCATCGAAGATTTACATGCTTGTCAAGAACACCGTCCTGCACTTGCAATGGTTGACTCTGCAAAAGGCATCACGAACTTCCATTCTCCTAACGACGTAATTGTAGATGCTTCTATGCCTGCAATGATCCGTGGTGGCGGTAAAATGTGGGGTGCTGACGGCAAACCTTACGACTGTAAAGCAGTAATGCCAGAATCTACGTTCGCACGTATTTACCAAGAAATGATCAACTTCTGTAAATGGAATGGTAACTTTGACCCACGTACGATGGGTACTGTTCCTAACGTTGGTTTGATGGCGCAAAAAGCTGAAGAATACGGTTCACACGACAAAACTTTCGAAGTTCCAGCAGCTGGTGTTGCAAACATCACTGATATCGAAACTGGCGAAGTGTTAATGTCTCAAAACGTGGAAGAAGGCGATATCTGGCGTATGTGTCAGGTGAAAGATGCACCGATCCGCGACTGGGTTAAACTTGCTGTAACTCGTGCTCGTAACTCTGGTATGCCAGCAATCTTCTGGCTTGACCCGTACCGTCCACATGAAAATGAATTGATCAAGAAAGTTCAAACTTACTTGAAAGATCATGACACTGCTGGCTTAGACATTCAAATCATGTCTCAAGTACGTGCAATGCGTTATACACTTGAACGTGTAGCGCGCGGTCTAGATACAATTTCTGTAACAGGTAACATTTTACGTGACTATCTCACAGACTTGTTCCCAATCATGGAATTAGGTACTTCTGCGAAAATGCTTTCTATCGTTCCGTTAATGGCGGGCGGTGGTATGTACGAAACTGGTGCAGGCGGTTCTGCGCCTAAACACGTACAACAACTTGTTGAAGAAAACCACTTACGTTGGGATTCTTTAGGTGAGTTCTTAGCACTTGCTGTTTCTTTAGAAGAAATGGGCATTAAAGAAGATAACGCGAAAGCAAAACTTCTTGCGAAGACTTTAGACCAAGCAACAGGTAAACTGCTCGACAACGATAAATCTCCATCACGCCGTACAGGTGAGTTGGATAACCGTGGTAGCCATTTCTATCTTGCTAAATTCTGGGCTGAAGCTTTGGCTGCACAAGATGAAGATGCTGAGCTTAAAGCGAAGTTTGCACCACTTGCTAAAACACTTGCTGACAACGAAGAAAAAATCGTTGCTGAACTTGCTGCAGTGCAAGGTAAAGCTGCTGATATCGGTGGTTACTATGCAGTAGATACAGCAAAAGTTGATGCAGTAATGCGTCCAAGTGCAACTTTAAATGCAGCACTTGAAGCAGTACAATAA
- a CDS encoding sensor histidine kinase produces the protein MTLKLLEMSEADKLSACKLSLLLGVNSSDNKIERYMRVARGILNLKKAIFSFHDEPYAWYTESLYDFRMLVIEKNKSLLPYFEQDLMITAKHHNYQEFSQHLRGLNIPHQRVVGLNFKYSETGESFGQVIFFDDAEEDITVEQMSLLDELSSGLVTILEKRTESENYLELYEQECALNFSKTKFFQIIAHDLRAPFHGLIGFSEVLAKEQDTLDRESIQNIAEYLYDTAMSTYTLLENLLNWAMAEGGRFVYHPINFNLKQSTKIVYDVLNMLAIKKNIQLVDEVPEHLKVYADINMVTSIIQNLVSNALKFTHVDGSGKVILSAKESLEGIEISIRDTGIGMTEQQMQNIFEPEINASFKGTSGERGTGLGLVLCKRFVDLNHGVISVSSKIGEGTVFTLILPTAKHSHQALVTASIDKKTCQKNNV, from the coding sequence ATGACATTAAAACTCTTAGAAATGAGTGAGGCTGATAAGCTAAGCGCTTGTAAATTATCTTTATTATTGGGTGTAAATAGCTCGGATAATAAAATTGAGCGTTATATGCGGGTTGCACGTGGCATATTGAATTTAAAAAAAGCAATTTTTTCGTTTCATGATGAACCTTATGCCTGGTATACCGAGTCATTGTACGATTTTCGAATGCTCGTTATCGAAAAAAATAAAAGTTTACTGCCTTATTTTGAACAAGATTTAATGATTACTGCCAAACATCATAATTATCAAGAATTTTCACAACATTTACGTGGTTTAAATATACCTCACCAACGTGTAGTGGGATTAAATTTTAAATATAGTGAAACAGGCGAATCATTTGGTCAGGTCATTTTTTTTGATGATGCTGAGGAAGATATTACTGTCGAACAAATGAGTTTGTTAGATGAATTAAGTTCTGGTTTGGTGACGATTTTAGAAAAAAGAACAGAGTCGGAAAATTATTTAGAACTTTATGAACAAGAGTGTGCACTCAATTTTAGTAAAACTAAATTTTTCCAAATCATTGCACATGATTTACGAGCACCATTTCATGGCTTGATTGGTTTTTCTGAGGTTTTAGCGAAAGAGCAAGATACATTAGATCGTGAAAGTATTCAGAATATTGCTGAATATTTATACGATACTGCCATGTCAACTTATACGTTATTGGAGAATTTACTGAATTGGGCAATGGCAGAAGGCGGGCGCTTTGTTTATCACCCGATTAACTTCAATTTAAAACAATCTACAAAGATTGTTTATGATGTGCTGAATATGTTGGCTATCAAAAAAAATATTCAGTTAGTGGATGAGGTGCCGGAGCATCTTAAAGTATATGCTGATATCAATATGGTGACTTCGATTATTCAAAACTTAGTTTCGAATGCATTGAAATTTACTCATGTTGATGGTTCAGGCAAAGTCATTCTTAGTGCAAAAGAAAGTCTAGAAGGCATTGAAATTTCAATCCGTGATACAGGGATTGGAATGACAGAACAACAAATGCAGAACATTTTTGAGCCTGAAATCAATGCCAGCTTTAAAGGAACGTCTGGTGAGCGAGGAACAGGTTTAGGTTTGGTTCTATGTAAACGTTTTGTTGATTTAAATCATGGTGTGATTTCAGTGAGCTCTAAAATAGGAGAGGGGACAGTCTTTACTTTGATATTGCCTACAGCGAAGCACAGTCATCAAGCTTTAGTGACAGCATCAATCGATAAAAAAACGTGTCAGAAAAACAATGTATAA
- the glnE gene encoding bifunctional [glutamate--ammonia ligase]-adenylyl-L-tyrosine phosphorylase/[glutamate--ammonia-ligase] adenylyltransferase, producing the protein MNAEQLQKTLRASQYAEQVLSLHQAFLEQDYAIDQFQYSLSTEKIQQYVHETLVGISDELQWMKAIRILRARLMFRWIWQDANQLTNVVTLTRELSDFADASINAAKDFARIPLIAKYGEPIGYNGKVQDLIVIAMGKLGAQELNLSSDIDLIFAFDEQGETNGRKCVDVQQFCIHWGQKLIYLLEHITADGFVFRVDMRLRPWGDGSALAISHVALEKYLSQHGREWERYAWIKARIVSGGKEGDELLEMTRPFVFRKYVDYTAFEAMREMKAMIEREVARRNIADDIKLGAGGIREVEFIVQVFQLIYGGSKLELQDRQCLVSLKHLGEVGLLDLQSVLDLEDAYLFLRRVEHAIQALNDQQTQSLPTEPELRQRIVDTLSFKDWQQFLDVLNEKRSRVIYQFEHLIKEKGYDSPAESFSQLEQQLENVLDENAKNLIHEFWYGHAIKKLPAKAVQRLKEFWPHLIEAILQSDKPQVALMRLMPLVESVMRRTVYLVMLIESKGALQRLVKMATVSPWICEELTHYPVLLDEFLSMDFELPKRKDLEDSLRQQLLRIEIDQVEDQMRVLRLFKKSNVLTVAASDVLAESPLMKVSDALTDIAEVSVIATLNLAYQTVAKRHGYPLDAEGQRCSLDHMAFVVAGYGKLGGIELGYGSDLDLVFIHYMDEQADTDGMKIISGFEFAMRVAQKFMSLMTTQTLDGRVYEVDTRLRPSGEAGLLVTSLKAFEQYQLKNAWLWEHQAIVRARSIAGEAILRSKFEQLRCRILTLPREEETVRQEVLKMRQKMKDHLGSSKEQKKDGIFHLKQDAGGIVDIEFMAQYVVLAWSGTNPDLAHYSDNVRILEDAAKAGCLSSDDVSALIQAYLSERAESHRLALANHNMQVSAADWHDTREVVCKLWQRLIDPTAAFALESE; encoded by the coding sequence ATGAATGCTGAGCAATTGCAAAAAACGTTACGTGCCAGTCAATACGCAGAACAAGTATTAAGTTTACATCAGGCTTTTTTAGAACAAGATTATGCTATTGATCAGTTTCAGTATTCGCTTTCAACCGAAAAAATTCAACAATATGTGCATGAAACCTTAGTTGGAATTTCAGATGAATTGCAATGGATGAAAGCCATTCGTATTTTACGTGCACGTTTAATGTTTCGTTGGATTTGGCAAGATGCTAATCAGCTTACAAATGTGGTTACTTTAACACGTGAACTTTCCGATTTTGCAGATGCAAGTATTAATGCGGCTAAAGATTTTGCCAGAATTCCATTGATTGCCAAGTATGGAGAACCGATTGGTTATAATGGCAAAGTGCAAGATCTGATTGTCATTGCAATGGGGAAATTGGGTGCGCAAGAGCTGAATTTATCGAGTGATATCGACCTGATTTTTGCTTTTGATGAACAGGGTGAAACCAACGGTCGTAAGTGTGTTGATGTACAACAGTTTTGTATTCATTGGGGACAAAAGCTGATTTATTTGCTTGAGCATATCACCGCAGATGGTTTTGTATTTCGTGTTGATATGCGTTTACGTCCTTGGGGTGATGGTTCCGCACTTGCCATTAGTCATGTGGCATTAGAAAAATATCTCAGTCAGCATGGACGTGAATGGGAGCGTTATGCATGGATTAAAGCGCGTATCGTATCTGGTGGAAAAGAGGGGGATGAGCTGTTAGAAATGACACGACCTTTTGTTTTCCGTAAGTACGTGGATTACACGGCTTTTGAAGCGATGCGTGAAATGAAAGCCATGATTGAGCGCGAAGTTGCACGTCGTAATATTGCTGATGATATTAAGCTAGGTGCTGGAGGGATTCGCGAGGTTGAATTCATTGTTCAAGTATTTCAACTGATTTATGGCGGTTCAAAATTAGAATTACAAGATCGGCAATGCCTAGTTAGCCTAAAACACTTGGGTGAAGTTGGACTACTAGACTTACAATCAGTTCTAGATCTTGAGGATGCTTATCTTTTTCTACGTCGTGTTGAGCATGCTATTCAAGCATTGAATGATCAACAAACCCAATCTTTGCCAACTGAGCCAGAACTTAGACAGCGTATTGTTGATACTTTGAGTTTTAAGGATTGGCAACAGTTTCTTGATGTATTAAATGAAAAGCGTAGTAGAGTCATTTACCAATTTGAACATCTAATTAAAGAAAAAGGCTACGATTCACCTGCGGAAAGTTTTAGCCAACTTGAGCAACAATTAGAAAATGTCTTAGATGAAAATGCAAAAAATTTAATTCATGAATTTTGGTACGGACATGCCATTAAAAAACTTCCTGCCAAAGCAGTACAGCGCTTAAAAGAGTTCTGGCCGCATTTGATTGAAGCGATTTTACAATCAGATAAACCGCAAGTGGCGCTCATGCGTTTGATGCCTTTGGTCGAGTCGGTGATGCGCCGTACTGTCTATTTAGTCATGCTCATTGAAAGCAAAGGGGCATTGCAGCGCTTAGTTAAAATGGCAACGGTAAGCCCTTGGATCTGTGAAGAGCTGACTCATTATCCAGTGTTATTAGATGAATTTTTGTCGATGGATTTTGAATTGCCAAAACGCAAAGATTTGGAAGATTCTTTACGCCAACAGTTATTACGCATTGAGATTGATCAAGTTGAAGATCAAATGCGTGTATTGCGTTTATTCAAAAAATCGAATGTTCTGACGGTTGCGGCAAGTGATGTACTGGCTGAAAGCCCCCTCATGAAAGTCTCAGATGCACTGACTGATATTGCTGAAGTATCTGTCATTGCGACTTTAAATTTGGCTTATCAAACTGTGGCGAAACGGCATGGTTATCCATTAGATGCAGAAGGACAGCGCTGTTCACTTGATCACATGGCTTTTGTTGTTGCAGGCTATGGTAAATTGGGTGGAATTGAGTTGGGTTATGGTTCGGACTTAGATTTAGTATTTATTCATTATATGGATGAGCAAGCCGATACCGATGGCATGAAAATCATTAGTGGTTTTGAATTTGCTATGCGCGTTGCACAGAAATTTATGTCTTTAATGACCACGCAAACACTCGATGGTCGAGTCTATGAGGTGGATACGCGCTTACGTCCATCAGGTGAAGCTGGGCTTTTAGTGACCAGTCTAAAAGCATTTGAACAATATCAATTAAAGAATGCATGGTTATGGGAGCATCAAGCCATTGTACGAGCACGTTCTATCGCAGGGGAAGCAATCTTAAGAAGCAAGTTTGAGCAACTACGTTGTCGAATTCTGACCTTGCCGAGAGAAGAAGAAACAGTTCGACAAGAAGTATTAAAAATGCGGCAAAAGATGAAAGATCATCTAGGTTCTTCAAAAGAACAGAAAAAAGATGGAATTTTTCATTTAAAACAGGATGCAGGTGGTATCGTTGACATTGAATTTATGGCACAGTATGTTGTATTAGCCTGGAGTGGGACGAATCCTGATCTCGCCCATTATTCCGACAATGTTAGAATTCTTGAGGATGCCGCAAAGGCAGGTTGCTTATCCAGCGACGATGTATCCGCACTGATTCAAGCTTATCTTAGTGAACGCGCCGAGAGCCATCGCTTAGCACTTGCAAATCATAATATGCAAGTTAGCGCAGCTGATTGGCACGATACCCGAGAGGTCGTTTGTAAGTTATGGCAAAGATTAATTGATCCAACAGCGGCTTTCGCTTTGGAAAGTGAATAA
- a CDS encoding branched-chain amino acid transaminase → MNLADRDGFIWQDGQMVDWREAKVHVLTHTLHYSMGVFEGVRAYETPNGTAIFRLQDHTKRLLNSAKIYQMKVPFDQATLEQAQIDVVRENKLASCYLRPIIFIGSEKLGIAATDNTIHATVAAWSWGAYLGDDAMAKGIRVKTSSFTHHHPNVTMCKAKAAGNYTLSILAHQEVAQAGYDEAMLMDPQGYVCQGSGENVFLVKDGALHTPDIAGGALDGITRQTIITIAKDLGIEVFERRITRDEFYIGDEAFFTGTAAEVTPIREYDDREIGSGARGPITEKIQKAFFDAVQGKDPKYAHWLTYVK, encoded by the coding sequence ATGAATTTGGCTGATCGTGATGGTTTTATTTGGCAAGATGGACAAATGGTTGATTGGCGTGAAGCGAAAGTTCACGTTTTAACCCATACTTTACATTATAGTATGGGTGTGTTTGAAGGCGTCCGAGCTTATGAAACACCAAATGGTACCGCGATTTTCCGTCTCCAAGACCATACAAAACGTTTGTTAAATTCTGCAAAAATTTATCAAATGAAAGTTCCATTTGATCAAGCAACTTTAGAACAAGCTCAAATTGATGTTGTACGTGAAAATAAATTAGCTTCTTGCTATTTACGTCCAATCATTTTCATTGGTTCGGAAAAACTCGGGATTGCTGCAACAGACAACACGATTCATGCAACTGTAGCAGCGTGGAGTTGGGGGGCTTACCTTGGTGATGACGCAATGGCGAAAGGCATTCGTGTTAAAACTTCATCATTTACGCATCATCACCCGAACGTGACGATGTGTAAGGCAAAAGCTGCGGGCAATTACACGCTTTCTATTCTTGCCCATCAAGAAGTTGCTCAAGCTGGTTATGACGAAGCAATGTTGATGGACCCACAGGGTTATGTATGTCAAGGTTCAGGCGAAAATGTATTCTTAGTCAAAGATGGCGCATTGCATACACCTGATATTGCAGGTGGTGCATTGGATGGGATTACTCGTCAAACCATCATTACTATTGCGAAAGACCTTGGTATTGAAGTATTTGAACGTCGTATTACGCGTGATGAATTCTACATTGGTGATGAAGCATTCTTCACAGGTACTGCTGCTGAAGTAACGCCAATCCGTGAGTATGATGACCGTGAAATCGGCTCTGGTGCGCGTGGTCCGATCACTGAGAAAATTCAAAAAGCATTCTTTGATGCAGTTCAGGGCAAAGATCCTAAATATGCACATTGGTTGACTTACGTAAAATAA